The DNA window TCAGAGCACCTTCAAGAACACAGAAATCAGCTTCCATTTGGGAGAAGAATTTGATGAAACAACTCCAGATGATAGAAACTGCAAAGTAAGTAATTCAACTTCTCCCCAGAAGGGACAGAACCCGAGTGAGGTTGTTAAGGAAGGAAATTTAAGCTttaggatggaaggaaaataaCTTTATCACAAGgagagctatctaaaagtggaatgggtgggCTACCTTGGGAAGGGGGACTCTGATCAGTTGTTAGATATTGATATATCTAGTTGTTGGATATGCAATAACTAtttgtatgtatctatatctgtttGTCTATCTGCCTAgctatctatatctttatatctatctccatcatctatctatccgtCTGAGATTCTTTTCAaggtatgggttggattagatgcccACTGAACTCTCAAATTTGAAATTCTGTGTTTAAACTCTCCCCATCAATTTCTTTCTGTGGGGGATTTCAATTCAGTGGTGGGGAGCCCTGGAAGGAATCATTTTCTACTGGGAAGACTTTTATCTCATTATTGGTACTTGGGGTATCAGATCAACCTCCCTGATCCACGATCTATTTTgagttctttctctagttcaaattttcccttttcattgaGGCTATGTCCTatctttctcctcattttctaCTTGAACTATATTTCTTAAAcagtgcaaactgaagtatacaTTCAAAAGAAGCGAACATGCATTCCTCCTAACTTCTTTGAGAAGATTGGatgaaaataacataaaatttgTTTCATTTCAATGCTTCATATAGGTACAAATGGTATAGAAATGAATAATTATTTGTTTTGAtatgaaattttaatttcttatacaTGAAGGCATTGAACTTTTAACTAAGCTATGCActctaataaaataattaataacagaAGTTGTGTAATCCAAGTTTTATTATAGTTAATTATAGTATAGCAATTGTGTGTGATGCCAACCATAGATTGAGCTCTTACCATAacaccaatcagttgttccagtTGTTTCACAAATTTCCTTTGAAGAGAAGTTAAGAACTGTGTTGCTTCCTTTTGGGCTTAAGCACCTTATGAGAAATCTTAACTATTTCTATTGTTGTCTTTGTTCTGTTGTGTTTTTGTTCTCTATAGTCTGTTGTGAGCCTGGATGGTGACAAGCTAGTTCATGTTCAGAAATGGGATGGCAAAGAGACAAACTTTGTAAGAGAAATTAAGGATGGTAAAATGGTCATGGTGAGTAAGAACAATGCATTCTGTCTAGAATTTATTTAGTTTATAATGTGCAATATGAGTAGTAAAAACCTATTAATatgtgtaaaaataatttttttccccacaactcTGCTGTTTGAAATGCAGAACATATGGCAGATAGTATATGAGAGGTCAGTCAATTGCATATTAAGTATATAGCAAATTTTCTCTTGGTAATGGTTACAATGTGTAAGAAAAAGGACTTTGGTAGAACGGAATTGGTAGAACGGAATGTCTAAacctcaaatgaaataaaattctgcatataaataatgaattctgaaaatatgaaagaatggcaatcattttataattagaagaataatttaaaagtttACACATATAATTGATGAGCAGCAAGAAAATGTTAGCAccaatatatatttgaaatactGGCATAGTTTAAAAGTATAGATATTCAATATTttcaataataaaaagataaaagtatatgctagaaaataaaaaaagaaaattaatttttgaatttattttcctaAACCAATTAAGGTGAACAGAAGTGGCTTTACATGTGTAAAAAATTATGTAATACTTTGATCCACCTACTTTGGACAACTTATTGTATAATGTAGGGCAATGGCATTTTGATGACACATATTTGAGGGAACTCATTTATTCTTTACAggtttttttacatatttaaaaataatcagaagAGTTAATTATGTAAAAGTATTTACTATTTGAATAATAGGCTCTGAACACTTGAACAACCATTATTTTGTAATGAAATGCAAAAATTCAGTGGATTGCTGAGTGTAGAaggtaaaggaaagggaaaagaaaaaaaatgtactaagaactaaattttctttccttatctgaGTGCATTTACATAGAAAACATTAACTGTAGATAGATAATATCTTTCAGATGCCAACTCCCCAACCCCTATCATAGTAGCCTAGATTTATATGATGCTGTGTGTGCAAATtagaaaacactttatatacactGGCAGGCATTGCAATATTTTCAGGCCCAATTTACACATGAGGCAATCAAAGTGGTTTCTTGAACtgattctgtgacttgcccaatatgaCTTGGGTGACTTGCCTCTTTTGACTTCAGTTCCAATGCATTTTCACTTCATGACTGTTTTAAGTGAAGGTTCAACTGTGGTCAGTGATGAATTACAAACCAAATTTCAATAAAAgtcatcaaataaaaaaattccaGAAGACAATGACACACTGAACTCATGCAGATAATGTCACCTGTATTTGTACTAGTACATGAAATGATAAAACCTAAAGGAAACTTGAATTTGGCAAAACACATAAACACCATTTCCCTCTGTTTTGTTTGACATTCATATGCTAGAAAATACAGGTCAATAATTTGGACTACTTTAACCATATTTGTAGTCCTATCCCTGGATTCCAACCATAAAACACAAAGGATCACACAATCCCCTGGTGAATTTGTGTCCAGCTATTCCAAAGACTGCATTTTTGTCCAGATAATTTTTGACAAGTTGTGTTCAAAATCTGCCAAAAATTTAGTGATACCAAACTTAGGAAACTATGCTTTGCAAACCAGTACAAgagaattatacacacacacacacacacacacacacacacacacacacacacacacacgtatatgtatctctctctctatatatatatatatttttttttttcctttatgaagaATGACTCCTGAATTACCATTAATTTTCCTTTAGACAGTTGAAAAAAATCATCTAGATACATCAGGCCCAAAGCTTGGGTCACTTTAGGTTCCCTCAGTTAGACCGTATGATAAATGGGATGGAACAACAGAGTTGTCATCAGGatgacctagtttcaaatcctgccttcaaaGATATTTTCTAGCTGTAATATTCAATATAAGCTATTGTTGCTACTATGATCATTTAAGGTATAATTACGTTTTCTCATTTGACCTGATTCCTCTGCCaatatttatttcactttgtccATAAAGACttacaatatgtatataaatgaaatatttagaaCTATATATAATCTTAAAGAAAAAAgtggaagaattaaaaaatgttCAGACAAATTTTTAAGCATATGAGTTTTAAAATTCCATGTAgtttaaataacaattaaaatattttttaaaatgccaccaCTGACATGGTTTTTCCTGTATTTAAagtgttatttatattttaatatttcagacTCTCACCTTTGGAGATGTTGTGGCTGTTCGTCACTATGAGAAGGCATAAACAGCATCATGATGGTCCCCTATGCAGATGAACATTTaaggagaaggtttttttttcctttcctgtcactcTGATGAGTGCCACTATACTACTGTTGTGAATGCCACTGATGTTGAGCTGGAAGGTGATGAGCCTTTAAAAAAAGTAGCTTAAGTCAATTATCCCACTTATAAATTGAATACCTACAAAAGCTTTGCATGGTCTTGGAACTAcatttttttacaaaagaaaaataaataattttttatgatTTGTGGGGGAAATTCAAgtcaaataaagataaaatgttaGAACTATATGCAACTTTGTGAATTAATGGAAGTATTTTGGCTGGGAAGTAAGCATCAGGGCAGTTTGTAACAAATTAGTCTTTTATAAAGGCTTAGAGTTCTAAGAGTCTTTTTGTgccaaatgccaaaaaaaaaaaaaaagtccaactaAATACACTGATGCCTTGTTGTAACACTATTCTTAGAGTCAATGCCAAATTATACATGAGAATATAATAAGGTACTTCTGAAAATTAGACCCACTTATACAGGGGCCAAGGTACCTACTATCCTGGGCTGTTAAAACTGGGCTTTAATACAGTctaaagaagcaaaataaattttcaaattttattatttaaaatgaaactaTACAAAAAATAACCTGGAATGGAGGGGAAAGCTTTCAGTTAAGATTTAAATTTGAAaacccttttttgtgtcatggactcctttggcaccATAACAACACCTATGGATgctttctcagaaaaatgtttttttaaatgtataaaataaaatacatagggttacagAGGAAATCAATTCTACTGAAAAAACAtatcaaaaatatatagaaaaaaagcacacacatacaagttcacagatcccagctTAGGAAGCTGTTTTAAGGTTGGAGCCTTTAGAAGAATCAACACTTtgacctgatttcttttttttttttaatttttttttttaagtgaggcaattggggttaagtgacttgcccagggtcacacagctagtaagtgttaagtgtctgaggccggatttgaactcaggtacttctgacttcagggccggtgctctatccactgcgccacctagctgcccccttgacctgATTTCTAGAGCAAAAAATGCATGATTTTAATTTACTGCTCTTTTGATTTCTTAGGAAACCCTTTCTGtgtgatctgaaaaaaaaaatgggtaaacATTCTTTTTCTGGGAAAAATATAGTTCCATTTCAATGAACATAGCTACTCAATCCATTTcaattgtatatttaaaaatatttgaaaacttttATCTCAAAGTATTGTGGATAGTCTTAGCAGGGTGCTGAATTACTTTAGTGACAATGATGTCTAGTGGGATAATTTTAAAATCCAGATAGTTATCTGGAATTAACATATGAAtgaaaacaactacatacaatCAATTTACTGACTGGTAAGACAGAGACCTTTCTGGGTAAGGAATTCCTACAGTTTTCCAAATACTATCAGGACTCTCTTATGATAAGGCTTGAAATGGGCCAGTGAGATGATGTTTTCGAATACCACATCCTGACATCTGTTATTTCTAAATCCTGTCTGAAAAATGATCAACCCAGATCTGTTTTATGAAGTGCTTATGTGTAATATTTGTTTCCCATCTCCATTCCTAGGGATGCAAAGTTGGCATTTGGGCTTCTTGAAATGGAGCTGGATTTTATAATAGTGGCAATAATTTCCATAACAATGGATTTACTTTTCCCTGATGGGGGGACTGATAAATGGGATGGAAAGAAAAGCTAAGCTAGAAAGAGTAGCATTGgggacaggatttgaatgcaaAATAGTTAACATTGGCAATTTTCCTGCCCTTTCCTTGGATGCATTCATGCTAATTCTAAGTACTTTCTTCCTCAAATCTTACCCTGTTTACATAGAAACAATGGCACACAGTTATATAGCCCTTaacaatttacaaagcactttctcatAGCATCCCTGTGTATTTAGTAGTAcacatattattatccccaacaGCTGGAGTCCTGAGACCCTTCTTCGCCTGGGCAGATGGGCAGTGGAGAAGTTAGAGCAGCTATAGCAGTGACTGTCACATCAGATTTATCAGAAATGTTGGTCATGACAAGATGACTTGGGGCATTGTGTGTAATTTTCCTTGGGCAATCCTTGGGTCAGAGGGTTGGGGGCTTAGCTGTGCAAGGAGGTCATTTCCTGTGCCCTGTGGCACTGCCTCATTTTAGGTAGACTATAGGAGTAAAGTAATAGAGGAAGAAGGGACTGCTAATTTGGGACCACTCTGGTCAGGCCTTGCTTCTTActatagaaacagagagaagccACTCCTTGTATCCCTGTAAACTTATCATAAAGAACTTTAAGGAAATTGGATCCCAACACCTTGACAAGTTTAGTCAATTATCTTTAGAGGAACATAAATCcataatgaagaaataatttaaagttGGGAGGTAATAAGCTCGGTTAGCCCACATGTACTTTTTTATGGTATGGAGGGTAAGATTCAGTTTGATTCATCTAAcattaagcccctactgtatGCAAAGCATACAGTGTAAAACAAAGTGAATAAAGGACTAGTTTAGGAGTAAGGGTGAGCTGGTTTTAAGTGTTGCCTTTGACATATGTTGACTGTGTTTTTGGGAAATtcttttaacttctcagtgctcctggcatttctttcAGAGTGTAAATTAAAGAGGACTTGCTGATCTAGATTGGTGAGGAGAGTTTTCCACACTGGGAATTGTCCACATGTATTCAATGATAGGTCTGgcctgaaaaaacaacaaactatgtTCAAGGCCCTGTGCCTTGTTTTAATTCCATTGCAATTGGCATATTCGTTGTCCTAGGAATAATATAGTTTTCACAAGATGCTGAGTGTTTTATAGCATATCACTAGCACATTATGATTTTCCTTCAGGCCATATGTTTCTGGTATTTTCCCCATCTCATATCAACGACTTGTTCTTGGATCTCTTTTATGAAAGAATCTCTTAATAGGGTTTGCTCAGTTGAGGTAAACATTACCAGGactctctgacattctttgtaGACTTTTTGAAGTTGTTCTGTTAAGTCCAAGCTCTGTGTTTTGTTCTTCTTTCAGAGATTTGCCTTTGGAAGtccatcttttctttccccctcttctctgaTTAA is part of the Dromiciops gliroides isolate mDroGli1 chromosome 4, mDroGli1.pri, whole genome shotgun sequence genome and encodes:
- the FABP7 gene encoding fatty acid-binding protein, brain; its protein translation is MVEAFCATWKLTDSHNFDEYMKALGVGFATRQVGNVTKPTVIISQEGDKVVIRTQSTFKNTEISFHLGEEFDETTPDDRNCKSVVSLDGDKLVHVQKWDGKETNFVREIKDGKMVMTLTFGDVVAVRHYEKA